The window ACACGAACCGTCACTGCTGTTGGTGCCTGCGCGACGGTGCGTAGCTGTTTGATGCTTAGTGATTTGTTTCTGCTCGAAACAAGCACTTGCACTCAATGGATGATCGAAATCATGTCGTGTCGCCACGCTCCCGTCAAGAAGCAGACCGCAGATCGTTACACGGCGTTTACACCGAGACCCATATCCCTGTACATAGGCGGCGGAAACGATTGAACATGATCACTGGACACAACGTTCGATCATCAGCGATCATTGTGACCAGCACATCGAGCAGACGAATCGACAGGAGCGATCAGTGACGCACGCATCCACCGCAGGAGCCCACATGGAGGCCGAGCTGCGCTCGCAGCCCGAGACCTGGGCCACCGCGGCCGGGCTCCGCGAGGAGCAGTCGCTGCTCCCCGCATCGGGTGAGCGCATCGCCGTGGTCGGCTGCGGCACCTCGTGGTTCATGGCGCAGGCGTACGCGGCGCTGCGCGAGCGCGCCGGGCACGGCGTGACGGACGCGTTCGCGGCCTCCGAGGCGCCGGTGCTCGACCGCGGCTACGACGCGATCGTGGCGATCACCCGCTCGGGCACGACGACCGAGGTGCTCGAACTGCTCGACGCGCTCCGCAGCTCCGGCAGCAGCGCGCGCACGGTCGGCATCGTCGGCGATCCCGAGACTCCGCTGGTCGACCTCGTCGACACCGCGATCCGGCTGCCCTTCGCCGACGAGCAGTCGGTCGTGCAGACCCGGTTCGCGACCACCGCCCTCGCGCTCGTCCGCGCATCCCTCGGCGAAGACCTCTCCCCCGCCATCGACCAGGCCGCCGCCGCCATCGAGGAGGAGCTGGACGACGAGCTGATCGCGGCCGAGCAGTACTCGTTCCTCGGCGCCGGATGGACGATCGGACTGGCGCACGAGGCCGCGCTCAAGATGCGCGAGGCCTCGCAGTCGTGGACCGAGTCCTACCCCGCCAAGGAGTACCGTCACGGCCCCATCGCGATCGCCGCCCCCGGCCGCGTCACGTGGATGCTGGGCGAGGCGCCGACCGGGCTCGCCGACGACCTGCGGGTCACCGGCGCCCGCTTCGAGGACCGTCCGATCGACGGGATGGCCGACCTGGTGCGCGCGCAGCGGGTGGCGCTGGCCCGTGCCCGTCGCGCCGGCCTCGATCCCGACAGCCCCCGCAACCTCACGCGATCGGTCATCCTGCCCTCGTGACCGCCGACGCCCTCGCCTCGCAGGCACCGACCGCCGCCCCGCTCGGGAGCGGCGCGCCGGTGCTGGCGTTCGACGTCGGCGGGACCGACACCAAGGCGGCGCTCGTGGATGCGGACGGCCGGCTGGTGCGCGTGCTACGCATCCCGACCCCGCATGCCGGCGAGGCCACCGGTGACGCCGTCGTCGACGCGATCGCCGGTCTCGCCGCACGCTTCACCGCCGAGCATCCGGACGTCGTCCCGCAGGCCGCGGGTCTCCTCGTCCCGGGTCACGTGGACGACGCCGCGGGCGTCGGGGTGTTCGCCGAGAACCTGGGCTGGCACGACTTCCCGTTCCGCGACCGCGCCGAGCAGGCGCTCGGCCTGCCGGTCTCGTTCAGCCACGACGTTCGCGGCGCCGGGGAGGCGGAGCACCGGCTGGGTGCCGCGGCGCCCTACCGCGACGTCGTCGTGATGGCGATCGGCACCGGCATCGCCGGGGCCGTCTTCGTCGACGGCCGCCTGTACACCGGTGGCGGCATGGCCGGCGAGATGGGCCACTCGCGGGTCGCCGACGGACCGGTCTGCGCCTGCGGCGGCATCGGCTGTCTTGAAGCGGTCGCGTCGGCG is drawn from Leifsonia shinshuensis and contains these coding sequences:
- a CDS encoding ROK family protein, with the protein product MLAFDVGGTDTKAALVDADGRLVRVLRIPTPHAGEATGDAVVDAIAGLAARFTAEHPDVVPQAAGLLVPGHVDDAAGVGVFAENLGWHDFPFRDRAEQALGLPVSFSHDVRGAGEAEHRLGAAAPYRDVVVMAIGTGIAGAVFVDGRLYTGGGMAGEMGHSRVADGPVCACGGIGCLEAVASAASIARRYNAAAGADVPGAREVLERAQHEDAVAQRVWESALDALALDLSHTVALLAPEAIVIGGGLAQAGPALFEPLAAKLDGILTFHRRPVLLPASIGENAGVIGAALRARDLLVTAPAPEPAS
- a CDS encoding SIS domain-containing protein, translating into MEAELRSQPETWATAAGLREEQSLLPASGERIAVVGCGTSWFMAQAYAALRERAGHGVTDAFAASEAPVLDRGYDAIVAITRSGTTTEVLELLDALRSSGSSARTVGIVGDPETPLVDLVDTAIRLPFADEQSVVQTRFATTALALVRASLGEDLSPAIDQAAAAIEEELDDELIAAEQYSFLGAGWTIGLAHEAALKMREASQSWTESYPAKEYRHGPIAIAAPGRVTWMLGEAPTGLADDLRVTGARFEDRPIDGMADLVRAQRVALARARRAGLDPDSPRNLTRSVILPS